The Cloacibacillus sp. An23 genomic sequence CAACATAATGATTGCGAGCGGAGTTAGTTTTACTACTCATGACGCAATCGACGTTGTGCTCAATGGCATTTCTAATAAGTATCGTAATTACAAGTTTAAAGAAGAAATTGGCTGCATAGAAATAATGGACAACGTCTTTGTCGGTGCTAGAACAACAATCCTATATAACACAATGATCGGCGAAAATGTGATAATCGGCGCCGGCTCGCTTGTAAATAAAGATTTGCCGTCTAATGGTGTTTATGCCGGTGTTCCGGCAAGGCATATTTGCTCATTTGATGATTTTGTAAATAAGAAAATGTCGGAAGCAAGGGCATGTATTGATAGGAATCAATGGATTTCCAAAAAGGAAATAGAAAAAGCATGGAATTTGTTTTACGAAAAAAGATCTGATACTACAACGAAAGTAATAGGGTAAAGTTATGGGTTGCAACGAATACGGTCTTGATGAAATACATAAGTTACTTATCCAAGCATTGGACTATATTGATGAAATATGTCGAAACGGGAATATTAAATATTCATTACATGGAGGTGCCTTGCTTGGTGCAGAACGTAATGCTCACCTGATCCCTTGGGATGATGACTTGGATGTTTCGATGACTAGAGATGAATATGTTAAATTTAGAAGTGCAATTGGCAATAATTTGAAAAAAGGATATGTCCTTAGTGAAAAGTATTTCTGGATACCAAGACTAATTTATACAAAAAATGAAGAGACTGTTTTTGTTGATATATTTATTTACGATTATATAACTGAGAATCGTATGGGGCAGATTATTAAAATAGCAACGTTGCATTTTTTGCAGGGAATGATGCGCCCTTACATTGATTATGGGCACTATAGCTTGCTTAATCGTCTACTGTTATTTATTACACACACCTTTGGGAAGGCATTTTCCGATAATCAGAAGCGGAATTTCTATAAATATATTAGCGAAAGTTTTTTGAAGGGCAAGGAAAAATATATACATCGGTCTAATGATACATTTTACGGTATAAATTACATTTTTGACGCTGATTTTATGAGTGAATACATAGACATAGAATTGGAAGGAAAAAGGTATATGGCTAATAAGAGATACAGAGAGTTCTTGATCCGTAACTATGGAGAAAACTACATGACTCCACCACCTGTCTCGGAGCGCAAACCGGCCCATCGTGGTCTCGTATCGGAGACGGAAGAATGAACTATGCAATCATACTCGCTGGTGGTGTAGGACAGCGTATGCGCAACTCTGGCATGCCTAAACAATTTTTAGAAGTGTTTGGAAAGCCAATCATCATCTATACATTAGAAAAATTTGATTCATGTTCGAGTATAGATAGAATAGTTGTCGCATGCAACGCGAGCTGGATCGACCACATGGAAAAACTTCTAAGAAAATATGCCCTTTCGAAGGTGGTTCAGGTTGTATCTGGCGGGAGAAATAGGCAGGAGAGCATTGAAAATGCTTTAAATTATATTGTTAATAATTCCAAAAGCAACGACGACATTGTCGTTATACATGATGGAGTGAGGCCTTTGGTCGAGTCATCTATTATCTCAGAGAATGTTCGCGTCGCTCAAAAATATGGCAGTGCAATGACGGTACGGCCTGTTATTGAGTCTGTAGTTATAACAGATGACCAAACCGCGTCATTTGATGATTTTAAAAAGCGTGACGATACCTATAGTCTTACAGCCCCACAGACGTTTAAGTTAGGTTTGCTAAAAGACATTTATGCAAAGACTAAGGATATTGAACAGCCAATACCTCTCCTCGATTCTGCACTAGCGTATACATATTTAGGTAATAATATATATATAGTAAAAGAGAATAATCAAAATATTAAAATTACCACTCCAGAAGATTATTACATACTAAAAGCTATGCTCGAACTTCAAGAAAATAAATATGTTTTTGGAATATAAGAACAAAAGTGAGGACATCACAAATGGTAGAAAAAAGAGATATCGATATTATATGCAACAGCAGCGTTAACTGGAGGCTATACCAGGGAAGAACAGTGTTAGTCACTGGCGCTACCGGAAGGCTGGGGCGCTATATTCTTGAAACATTAGTAGATGTAGACTTGAGGTATAACCTCAATATGCGCATAGTAGGACTGGCACGATCTGAAGAAAAAACTAAATATGTGTTCGGCAGCACATTGGAGCTTCCCAACGTTTACTTTTTATACCAGGATATAAATACAGTTATCGATTACAATGGACCAATCGATTTTATATTCCATACTGCAGGTGCAGCGGCGCCGATTGACTTTAGAGATCGTGCAGCGGAAACACTCTGGGGGCATGTAAATGGGACCCATAATATACTTGAATGCGCCCGAAAGCATAACACAAATCGAGTGCTCTATGTATCCACAGTAGAGATATATGGCGAGTGGCTGAGCAAGGATAATATAAAAGAATCAGATATGGGGATTATGCGCCATTTGAACTACCGCGCATGTTATCCAGAAGCTAAAAGGCTTTGTGAAACTATGTTGGCTTCATATAAAGAAGAATATAGTATAGATTACTGTGGCGTACGTTTTTCTCATACATTGGGACCTGGAATCGCAATTGACGATGGGCGAGCCTTTGCCGAATTTATGAAATGTACTCTATCAAATAAAGATATAGTGCTCCATTCTGACGGTAGCGCAATGAGGACTTATACATACACTGCGGATGGCGTCAACGCGATTTTCCTTATTATGGAAAAAGGTGAAAGCACAATGTACAACGTTGCTGCGGACGAAAATCTGATAAGCATAAGAGATGCCGCGGAACTTATAGCATCCATGTCACATAGCGGAAAAACAAAAGTGTTATTTAGCGAAGAAGCATGTAATATGCCATATTTACCATTTAAACTCGCAATTATGGATACAAGTAAGGTGCGTGAGCTTGGTTGGAAACCTCAGGTAGATGTAAAACAGGCATTTCAATGGACTATGGCATCATTTTGCTGAGTACTATTATCACTTTATGCAAAAAACGTTGTGCTAATTGTATGGAGTATAAAATTACAAGTTATACGGAAAGGGTTTGATGTGTGATGACTCCCGATGTATCAATCATAATACCTATATATAATCTTGAAAGTTATGTAAGTAAATGCATACAGAGCATCCAAAATCAAACTTACAAAAATTGGGAAGCAATAATAGTCGATGACGGCAGCACGGATAACAGTCCAGCTCTTTGTGATAATTTTGCCGTTGATGACAAAAGAATCAAGGTCATTCACCAAACAAATCATGGTGCCGCGGCCGCAAGAAATAAAGGGATTGAAGCCGCATCTGGAAAATGGATAATGTTTGTGGATGCGGACGATTGGTTAGAGCCAGATGCGGTCGAATGTTTATATCATCAGACGCAGAAACAGTGTGATGTCGTAGTGGCGTCGTACACTTGGGATTTTAGTGATGGTACTAGTCGCCATGCGTCGCTGAATGTCTTTGAAGAACATTGCTATCATGCGATAGATCGAAGAGAATATATGTTAGGGCTGTGTTTAGTAAGTCCCAATGATATGGTCAATCAATTTCCAGAAGATATGTCTATTTGTCCTAGTTTTGCTGGTCCTTGGGCTAAGCTATATAAAAAGTCACTACTGATAGATAATAAAATATTATTCCCTCAACATATTTATTTGGGAGAAGATAGACTTTTTAACCTTTATGTTATTTACAATGCTCAAATAGTTGTATTTATTAATAAGTTTATTTATCATTACTTTATTCGAAATGGTTCTACGGTTAATAGTTCTCTAGCTATATCAACTACAAAAGTTGTAGCGCATTTAGAGGAAACATATTCTTTCATAAAAGAACACCCAAATCTAATAAATACGTTACCATATTTTTATTACAGTTGCTTTAAAAAAATGGAAGCTTTCTCACAATACTTAGCTATGGAAGTCAATTTGAATAAAAATTTTAGGTTTTGTAATAAGAAATTAATAAGTTTTTTCAAATATCCTATCTGTAAAATTTCGGTTTATAATTTATCTGTAAGATATGTTAAAGCATCTCGTGAAAAACTTATGCTTATCCTTTTTAAAGCAAGATTATTGTCGATTGCTTTGATCGTATGTGTTCTTTATTATGCAATTTTTCCAGCCAAAAACCGTTTTAATACACAACCTAATTTATCTACGGATGGAGTAGAAGCGGAACAAAAATAACTATATTGGGTTAAAAGAATGTTTTCTGTAATTTTATATTTATTGTGTATTATTATCAGTTCTACAGCATTATATCGACTTGGATGCTGTTGTCAAAGAGATAGAGTCATTTCTATATACAACATGTGGAAGTATGTTGTATTTGGTTTACTATGCTCGATGCCAATAATAGTAGTTTATACGCTAAGATATGGCATCGGATATGACTATGCAGCATATGAAAAGTATTATGACATAGTCAATAATGTGCCAATATTTGAATATTTTAGAAAACATTTTGAAGGTGTTGGAATATATTATGCGGAAATTGGATATTATTTATTAAATAAATTTTCTATCAATTTTATAGTCTTAAAGTTTATCGTTATTGTTTTTATCAATATCTTTTTAATGATAACAGCAATTAAGAGTCGTTTACATTGCGGAATGCTTTTTTTTATTTTCTTCTGCTTAAATTTAGCTGCCGCAATGAATATTGTCAGATTTTCGATGGCTTTGAGTTTGCTTTTGTATGGTTATATATATTTAGTTGCAAATAAAGCTTCAAAATATCTATTGTGTACTTTAATAGCTGCTCTTTTTCATAAATCAATGTTATTTTGCTTACCGTTTGTTTTGTTAAAAGAGTTTAAGTCACATAAGTTTTCTGTAATGAGAGACGTCGTTCTTCTCGTAGCAGTTTTAGGTTGGCCTGTTATCGCTCCGTACCTATTTAGTTTCGCTGACAGTTTACCTATTTTGACCAGATATTTTTCAATAGGAGCATATAAATTTAACACAAATACTATGCAACATTCATATAAATTATTGTTGCACATATTTGTAGTTCTTTTTCCCTTTGTTGTTATATTTAGAAAAAAAATGCTTTATGATTCACAAACTCGCGTTATGCTTCGTATTTTTATATTAGAGTTCCCGTTTAGAATGTTGGCTTTTTATAACGAATGGTATAGCCGTTTAGTTCGGATTCCGCAGCTGATTGAGGTTTTAATGGTACCTTTCTTGCTATCCAAGGTACAAAACCCTCAAACCAAGTTGCTCTTAACTTTATATTATTGTATATGGTACATATTTTGCTTTATATATAGTGTCTACTATTCAGGTTATGGAGGCATTATCCCATATCAGTGCGAGCTGTTCCGTTGATTCATATGGCGGTGATATATCATGAGTCGATTGGAAAGCAGCATCCGTAATATAAAGTTTTCTATATTGGGACAAGCATTAGGTATATTAATAAACTTAATATCTCGTAAAATATTTGTATCTTTTCTCTCAATCGAATACCTTGGCCTTAATGGATTATTTTCAAATATTTTGTCGATGCTTACACTTGCTGAACTTGGCATTGGAACGGCTATTATATATAGTCTTTATAGGCCTATCGCAGAAGATAATAAAAATGAGATCAAGTCTCTGATGCGGTTATATAAATACGTCTATTGCTCTGTTGGATGTTTTATACTTGCCGCTGGAAGTTTACTGGCTCCGTTCCTAAATCTATTTATTAAGGATATGCCTGACATTACGCATATTAGGCTTATATATCTTATCTTTGTCGCAAATTCTGCCGTCTCGTATTTTTTTACTTATAAGCGTTCGCTTATCATTGCAACTCAGAAACAATATTTAGTCACGGTGTATCATTATGGATTAATGATTTTACTTAACTTTGAACAGATTATAGCTTTATATATTACACAAAGTTTTATCATATATTTGCTTTTGCAAACAATAAATACTTTTTTAGAAAATATTTTGCTTTCTAAAAAAGCAGATAAGTTATATCCGTATTTGTGTGAACACAATATTATGCCGTTAAAAAAAGAAGTAAAAACTACAATAAAACGTAATGTTTTTGCTATGGTTTTTCATCGTATTGGCGGGGTTTTAGTTTTCGCAACCGACAATATTCTTATCTCAAAAATCGTGGGTCTTACTGCAGTTGGCCTTTATTCTAATTATATAATAATAAGACAAGCACTCAATACAATCACGGGTCAGCTTTTTCAGTCTATTTCTGCTAGCTTTGGTAATCTTAACGCGAGCGGTTCAGATGAACACAAACTTGAGATATTTTATGTTATGCATTTTGCAGGAGCATGGATATTTGGGTTTTGTTCGATATGTTTTTTTAACTTAGTAAATCCTTTTATTGAACTATGGCTTGGCAAAGAATATCTATTTTCGATTGATATTATATTTTGGATAACGCTTGCTTTTTATCTTACTGGCATGCGTCAAGCTAGTTTGACAGTCAGAGATGCGATGGGATTGTTCTGGTATGACAGGTACAAGCCAATTTTTGAAATTATTGTCAATATCTTTGCCTCTATTATCTTAGGTAAGAAATACGGAGTAGCTGGAATCATGGCTGGGACTGTGATTAGTACATTAGCGACATGTTTTTGGATAGAACCGTATGTTGTATATAAATATGGCTTTCATACTTCAATAAAAGCATACTTTCAAAAATACGCCTTATATTCTTTCATTACTCTTATTTGTGCTGTATTAACAACATATTTGTGTAGTTTTACTGCATCCTTTGGAATATATGCACTGATTGTCAAATTTGTTATTTGTGTAATCATACCAAATTTATTATATCTTCTGTGTTATAGAACAACCAATGAATTACATTATATAATAACTGTAGCAAAGATTTTTATGCCTCTAAAACTACAATTAGTGGTTCCTAAAAAAAATGAGAAATTCAATAATAGTCGTTACAAACAGAAATAATAGTGTAAAATAAAACGCAGAAAAACTATTAAATTCAGAAGAAAACAGTGATAATGAAGCCGCGAACAACATCGGAGCCTCAGGACTGATTGTTTCAAAGCAAGCTGCAAAATATGATAATATGATAAATATGGAACATGAGCTTGTAAGGTTGGGGGGGAAGCTAGTGGAGTGCGGATAATTATTTGGTCTAAGCAGTTACGCCCATGAGTCTTCTGTACTCCATAGGGCTAAGGCCGCCTAATGACATTTTAATACGTTTATCACGATACCACACCATATATTCTTCAAGCTGCCTCATAAATTCAGGAATTGTCACACCTTCCCAGCTGCGATTATAGAACATTTCATTCTTCAGCCTTCCAAAGAACCCTTCGCAGGCTGCATTGTCCGGAGAACATCCTTTCTTGGACATTGACCTAGTAAGCCCCGCCTTGTCCATACGTTCTATCCACCCGGGCCAGCGATAGCGGCATCCGCGGTCAGTGTGGATTATCGGGTGCGCATCTTGCGGAAGAGACTCTATTGCCCGGTCAAGCATAACGTTGACTAATCGGGCGTCCGGTCTGTCGCTGACCGCCCAGGCGACTGGCATGCCGTCATAGCAGTCTATTGTCGGAGATAGGTGTACTTTCCCGGCGGGGATGGAGAATTCCGTCACATCTGTCAGCCATTTTCGGTTAGGCTTGCCGGCATGGAAATCCCTTTTTATAAGATTTGGGACTGCCGGACTGATTTCGCCAAGGTAGGAACGGAATTTCTTGGCTTTTTTGCCGGCTGACGCAAGATTGTTTTCACGCATAATGCGCCTTATCACCTTTTCTGACAGAATATGGCCTTCCCTGTCAAGCACTGCTTTGACGCGCCTATATCCGTGTCTCTGTCTGCTATCATTGAAGACTTTTATGACGAGCATGCTGTCATGTTCATGCCTGGCCTGGAAGCTCCTGCGTCTTTTCTGAGAGAAATAGCTGCTCTTCGCCATTTGCAGTTTATCCA encodes the following:
- a CDS encoding acyltransferase, with amino-acid sequence MTKERMIQTLILNTKKGAKGRGEYLKKIFYEVGENVFYQPRVIPLYPKLIKLHNNIMIASGVSFTTHDAIDVVLNGISNKYRNYKFKEEIGCIEIMDNVFVGARTTILYNTMIGENVIIGAGSLVNKDLPSNGVYAGVPARHICSFDDFVNKKMSEARACIDRNQWISKKEIEKAWNLFYEKRSDTTTKVIG
- a CDS encoding LicD family protein — translated: MGCNEYGLDEIHKLLIQALDYIDEICRNGNIKYSLHGGALLGAERNAHLIPWDDDLDVSMTRDEYVKFRSAIGNNLKKGYVLSEKYFWIPRLIYTKNEETVFVDIFIYDYITENRMGQIIKIATLHFLQGMMRPYIDYGHYSLLNRLLLFITHTFGKAFSDNQKRNFYKYISESFLKGKEKYIHRSNDTFYGINYIFDADFMSEYIDIELEGKRYMANKRYREFLIRNYGENYMTPPPVSERKPAHRGLVSETEE
- a CDS encoding IspD/TarI family cytidylyltransferase translates to MNYAIILAGGVGQRMRNSGMPKQFLEVFGKPIIIYTLEKFDSCSSIDRIVVACNASWIDHMEKLLRKYALSKVVQVVSGGRNRQESIENALNYIVNNSKSNDDIVVIHDGVRPLVESSIISENVRVAQKYGSAMTVRPVIESVVITDDQTASFDDFKKRDDTYSLTAPQTFKLGLLKDIYAKTKDIEQPIPLLDSALAYTYLGNNIYIVKENNQNIKITTPEDYYILKAMLELQENKYVFGI
- a CDS encoding NAD(P)-dependent oxidoreductase; this translates as MVEKRDIDIICNSSVNWRLYQGRTVLVTGATGRLGRYILETLVDVDLRYNLNMRIVGLARSEEKTKYVFGSTLELPNVYFLYQDINTVIDYNGPIDFIFHTAGAAAPIDFRDRAAETLWGHVNGTHNILECARKHNTNRVLYVSTVEIYGEWLSKDNIKESDMGIMRHLNYRACYPEAKRLCETMLASYKEEYSIDYCGVRFSHTLGPGIAIDDGRAFAEFMKCTLSNKDIVLHSDGSAMRTYTYTADGVNAIFLIMEKGESTMYNVAADENLISIRDAAELIASMSHSGKTKVLFSEEACNMPYLPFKLAIMDTSKVRELGWKPQVDVKQAFQWTMASFC
- a CDS encoding glycosyltransferase family 2 protein; the protein is MTPDVSIIIPIYNLESYVSKCIQSIQNQTYKNWEAIIVDDGSTDNSPALCDNFAVDDKRIKVIHQTNHGAAAARNKGIEAASGKWIMFVDADDWLEPDAVECLYHQTQKQCDVVVASYTWDFSDGTSRHASLNVFEEHCYHAIDRREYMLGLCLVSPNDMVNQFPEDMSICPSFAGPWAKLYKKSLLIDNKILFPQHIYLGEDRLFNLYVIYNAQIVVFINKFIYHYFIRNGSTVNSSLAISTTKVVAHLEETYSFIKEHPNLINTLPYFYYSCFKKMEAFSQYLAMEVNLNKNFRFCNKKLISFFKYPICKISVYNLSVRYVKASREKLMLILFKARLLSIALIVCVLYYAIFPAKNRFNTQPNLSTDGVEAEQK
- a CDS encoding EpsG family protein; this encodes MWKYVVFGLLCSMPIIVVYTLRYGIGYDYAAYEKYYDIVNNVPIFEYFRKHFEGVGIYYAEIGYYLLNKFSINFIVLKFIVIVFINIFLMITAIKSRLHCGMLFFIFFCLNLAAAMNIVRFSMALSLLLYGYIYLVANKASKYLLCTLIAALFHKSMLFCLPFVLLKEFKSHKFSVMRDVVLLVAVLGWPVIAPYLFSFADSLPILTRYFSIGAYKFNTNTMQHSYKLLLHIFVVLFPFVVIFRKKMLYDSQTRVMLRIFILEFPFRMLAFYNEWYSRLVRIPQLIEVLMVPFLLSKVQNPQTKLLLTLYYCIWYIFCFIYSVYYSGYGGIIPYQCELFR
- a CDS encoding IS3 family transposase, which gives rise to MYSEEQYHRALEVYEETQSVTRTIALLGYPARRQTLYNWINRQRKSPEDRSTFCGCNTPEHPRHPPAEIKLEALHRCFELGETVQKVADELGYSTASIYNWRKIYIRKGASALMRPPKERARGKLKEGQPASSKEIDELKAKIQDMELEIDILKETIAILKKDQGVNMNRLCNKEKTVIVDALNKKYPIPMLLDKLQMAKSSYFSQKRRRSFQARHEHDSMLVIKVFNDSRQRHGYRRVKAVLDREGHILSEKVIRRIMRENNLASAGKKAKKFRSYLGEISPAVPNLIKRDFHAGKPNRKWLTDVTEFSIPAGKVHLSPTIDCYDGMPVAWAVSDRPDARLVNVMLDRAIESLPQDAHPIIHTDRGCRYRWPGWIERMDKAGLTRSMSKKGCSPDNAACEGFFGRLKNEMFYNRSWEGVTIPEFMRQLEEYMVWYRDKRIKMSLGGLSPMEYRRLMGVTA